One stretch of Blastocatellia bacterium DNA includes these proteins:
- a CDS encoding mechanosensitive ion channel family protein → MPMLFAFQAIPETPVKVLTKISLTTILYAILILVAAYVVVRLSTTILEAFARRAPRARFFFMMLAPLVRFGVWLGSSLIILAIFSPSRDALFAVLASVGIALGLGAQDFVKNIIGGLVILADRPYQLGDRVKIGDAYGEIVHIGLRSTKLVTPDDTRVTIPNSEILSDKAWNANSGVPDCQVVTDLYLPIDTDPVQAMEIGYEAAYSSPYTLLTKPVAVRLLDGFADSPYLILRVKAYVYDHRHEAAYQTDITLRAKAEFLRRGMLKPWAN, encoded by the coding sequence ATGCCTATGCTTTTCGCTTTTCAGGCGATACCCGAGACACCGGTGAAAGTCCTGACAAAGATTTCGCTCACCACCATTCTCTACGCCATTCTGATCTTGGTAGCCGCCTATGTAGTGGTTCGGTTGAGCACAACAATCCTGGAAGCTTTTGCTCGACGAGCCCCTCGGGCGCGGTTCTTCTTCATGATGCTGGCACCGCTCGTTCGCTTCGGCGTCTGGCTGGGGAGCAGTCTGATCATTCTGGCTATTTTCTCGCCCTCACGAGATGCGCTGTTCGCCGTGCTCGCATCGGTCGGTATCGCGCTGGGCCTCGGTGCGCAAGATTTCGTCAAGAACATCATTGGCGGACTGGTCATTCTGGCAGATCGCCCCTATCAACTTGGCGACCGTGTCAAAATCGGAGACGCCTACGGAGAGATCGTTCACATTGGCCTGCGTAGCACGAAGCTCGTCACGCCGGATGATACTCGCGTGACCATTCCCAATAGCGAGATCTTGAGCGACAAGGCCTGGAACGCCAATTCGGGCGTGCCCGACTGCCAGGTGGTGACAGATCTCTACCTGCCGATTGATACCGATCCGGTTCAAGCTATGGAGATCGGTTACGAAGCGGCCTACAGTTCTCCCTACACGTTGTTGACCAAACCGGTAGCGGTTCGCCTTCTGGATGGCTTTGCCGATAGCCCGTATTTGATTCTTCGGGTGAAAGCCTACGTGTACGATCACCGGCACGAAGCGGCCTATCAAACCGATATCACCCTGCGGGCAAAAGCGGAATTTCTGCGGCGTGGGATGCTCAAGCCCTGGGCAAATTAG